A portion of the Gossypium arboreum isolate Shixiya-1 chromosome 8, ASM2569848v2, whole genome shotgun sequence genome contains these proteins:
- the LOC108469780 gene encoding serine/threonine-protein phosphatase PP2A catalytic subunit-like isoform X2 gives MTSSVDSNSHGNLDEQISQLMQCKPLSEQEVRVLCDKAKEILMDESNVQPVKSPVTICGDIHGQFHDLAELFRIGGKCPDTNYLFMGDYVDRGYYSVETVTLLVALKVRYPQRITILRGNHESRQITQVYGFYDECLRKYGSANVWKIFTDLFDYFPLTALDIRMCFQ, from the exons atGACGTCTTCGGTGGATTCAAACTCACATGGAAACCTAGACGAGCAGATTTCGCAGTTGATGCAGTGCAAGCCCTTATCGGAGcaagag GTTAGGGTATTATGTGATAAGGCTAAGGAGATACTGATGGATGAAAGCAATGTTCAG CCTGTGAAAAGTCCTGTTACAATATGCGGTGATATTCATGGGCAATTTCATGATCTTGCAGAGCTTTTTCGAATTGGGGGGAAG TGTCCAGATACAAATTACTTGTTCATGGGAGATTATGTTGATCGTGGTTACTATTCAGTTGAAACTGTAACA CTCTTGGTAGCTCTCAAAGTGCGTTACCCCCAACGGATAACTATTCTGAGGGGAAATCATGAGAGCCGTCAG ATTACTCAAGTGTATGGGTTTTATGATGAGTGCCTAAGGAA GTACGGCAGTGCCAACGTTTGGAAGATCTTCACTGATCTGTTTGATTATTTTCCACTAACAGCATTG GATATTAGGATGTGCTTTCAGTAA
- the LOC108469780 gene encoding serine/threonine-protein phosphatase PP2A-2 catalytic subunit-like isoform X1 translates to MTSSVDSNSHGNLDEQISQLMQCKPLSEQEVRVLCDKAKEILMDESNVQPVKSPVTICGDIHGQFHDLAELFRIGGKCPDTNYLFMGDYVDRGYYSVETVTLLVALKVRYPQRITILRGNHESRQITQVYGFYDECLRKYGSANVWKIFTDLFDYFPLTALVESEIFCLHGGLSPSIETLDNIRNFDRVQEVPHEGPMCDLLWSDPDDRCGWGISPRGAGYTFGQDISEQFNHTNSLKLIARAHQLVMEGYNWGHEQKVVTIFSAPNYCYRCGNMASILEVDDCQGHTFIQFEPAPRRGEPDVTRRTPDYFL, encoded by the exons atGACGTCTTCGGTGGATTCAAACTCACATGGAAACCTAGACGAGCAGATTTCGCAGTTGATGCAGTGCAAGCCCTTATCGGAGcaagag GTTAGGGTATTATGTGATAAGGCTAAGGAGATACTGATGGATGAAAGCAATGTTCAG CCTGTGAAAAGTCCTGTTACAATATGCGGTGATATTCATGGGCAATTTCATGATCTTGCAGAGCTTTTTCGAATTGGGGGGAAG TGTCCAGATACAAATTACTTGTTCATGGGAGATTATGTTGATCGTGGTTACTATTCAGTTGAAACTGTAACA CTCTTGGTAGCTCTCAAAGTGCGTTACCCCCAACGGATAACTATTCTGAGGGGAAATCATGAGAGCCGTCAG ATTACTCAAGTGTATGGGTTTTATGATGAGTGCCTAAGGAA GTACGGCAGTGCCAACGTTTGGAAGATCTTCACTGATCTGTTTGATTATTTTCCACTAACAGCATTG GTTGAATCTGAAATTTTCTGTCTCCATGGTGGGTTATCTCCATCCATTGAAACACTGGATAACATACGTAACTTTGACCGTGTTCAAGAAGTTCCTCATGAGGGTCCTATGTGTGATCTTTTGTGGTCTGACCCTGATGATCGGTGTGGATGGGGCATTTCACCTAGGGGTGCCGGATATACCTTTGGccaa GACATATCCGAGCAATTTAACCATACAAACAGTTTGAAGCTGATTGCTAGGGCTCATCAGCTGGTCATGGAAGGATACAATTGGGGTCAT GAACAAAAGGTTGTTACTATATTCAGTGCGCCAAATTATTGCTATCGATGTGGAAACATGGCCTCCATCTTGGAAGTAGACGATTGCCAGGGTCATACATTCATTCAG TTTGAGCCGGCTCCAAGGAGAGGAGAGCCGGATGTGACCCGGAGGACACCTGACTACTTCCTATAA